One window from the genome of Kluyveromyces marxianus DMKU3-1042 DNA, complete genome, chromosome 3 encodes:
- the RSC4 gene encoding Rsc4p gives MGSKRSRSEEVGEEKEAKRNYVPRYTPGKRPRSGSLPKVDYVHPLDPTEELIVDQEWTIPKLNLFIAFTLDNLVEAHRTLFKHFIKLPSRKFHPQYYYKIDQPISINEIKSRDYEYSGGETKFLLDCELIYKNCLSYNDPDSLIVKNAQQVVFFIKNEVLKVKNATKNYLVNEDVKKRLLDILDILLNVTDRKMANILEEGDGSTGDNGSNSNLDDTLKICEPFLELVDKDEYPEYEEVIEHPNSLNLVKSNLEHGYYHKIYDFVTDVNITFQNALIFNDEDTTIYSDASKLLKCFNVLIRKKFFPELESAREKGEITLEYDKIEYKKFVQEVEEEEPILSDDDETNEEYNHMEGLGNGYNRGPLARDYLLGPSRTNANSDSKTDNAEVEKPAIPLKFNILPVIKKHNIELKKEPLYFNLIRKIQVSSSRSLYEQAIRPLKGLYNDMNKITWFEYIFTDGSLSHENSDYSITLPPKQNSVSIISELAYPISEQNPAIVVVNKDRVNPIPVLNGDAFDEKKARYDIKLTEGTNRVIFSIRNNVRNVTETVKFWINVLP, from the coding sequence ATGGGCAGTAAGAGAAGCAGATCAGAGGAAgttggtgaagaaaaagaggcaAAACGTAATTATGTCCCAAGATACACGCCTGGGAAAAGGCCAAGAAGCGGATCATTACCTAAGGTTGATTACGTTCATCCTTTAGATCCCACCGAGGAGCTAATTGTGGATCAAGAATGGACCATTCCAAAGCTCAATTTGTTCATTGCCTTCACATTAGATAATTTGGTAGAAGCACACAGGACTTTATTTAAacatttcatcaaattgCCAAGTAGAAAGTTCCACCCCCAATATTATTACAAGATCGACCAGCCAATTTCTATCAATGAGATCAAGAGCAGAGACTACGAGTATAGCGGAGGTGAAACGAAGTTCCTTCTTGATTGCGAACTGATTTACAAAAACTGTCTTTCTTACAACGATCCGGACTCTTTGATCGTGAAGAACGCACAACAAGTAGTATTTTTTATCAAGAACGAGGTTCTAAAAGTCAAGAATGCAACGAAGAACTATTTGGTTAACGAAGATGTCAAAAAACGTTTATTGGATATATTGGATATCTTGCTTAACGTTACAGATAGAAAGATGGCTAACATTTTGGAAGAAGGCGACGGTTCAACGGGGGACAACGGTTCTAACAGCAATCTGGATGATACGCTTAAAATTTGTGAACCATTCCTCGAGTTGGTAGATAAAGATGAATACCCAGAGTATGAAGAAGTGATTGAACATCCAAACTCCCTAAATTTGGTGAAAAGCAATCTCGAACATGGCTATTATCACAAAATATACGATTTCGTAACGGATGTTAATATTACGTTCCAAAACGCCTTGATTTTTAATGATGAAGACACTACCATATACAGTGATGCTTCCAAGCTATTGAAATGCTTTAATGTTTTGATTCGCAAGAAGTTTTTCCCTGAATTAGAGTCTGCAAGAGAGAAAGGTGAAATTACTCTTGAATATGATAAGATAGAATATAAGAAGTTTGTGCAAGaggtggaagaagaagagccaATTTTAtctgatgatgatgagacCAACGAAGAGTATAATCACATGGAAGGTTTAGGAAATGGATACAATCGTGGACCGTTGGCTAGAGACTACCTTCTTGGACCTTCGCGGACAAATGCCAATAGCGATTCAAAAACAGACAATGCTGAAGTGGAAAAACCTGCCATTCCTTTAAAGTTCAACATTCTTCCAGTGATCAAGAAACATAACATTGAGCTGAAGAAAGAACCTCTTTATTTCAATCTGATAAGGAAGATTCAGGTTTCCTCGTCCAGGAGCTTGTATGAACAGGCTATACGACCATTGAAGGGTCTATATAACGATATGAACAAGATCACGTGGTTCGAATATATCTTCACAGATGGCTCTTTGTCTCATGAGAATAGCGATTATTCGATCACTCTACCCCCCAAGCAAAACTCAGTTTCCATAATTTCAGAATTAGCATATCCAATCTCGGAACAAAATCCTGCCATTGTAGTGGTAAACAAGGACAGAGTAAACCCAATTCCTGTCTTAAATGGTGATGCATTTGACGAGAAAAAGGCTAGATATGATATCAAGTTAACTGAGGGCACAAATCGAGTAATATTTTCCATTAGAAACAACGTAAGAAATGTGACTGAAACGGTTAAGTTCTGGATAAATGTCTTACCTTAA
- the MEH1 gene encoding Meh1p encodes MGNVLSCCFGHDEESDPLLQEQSGYGSQAQLDFNEMEQRQKESIRQRERELTEIVNSTNDKLIDIGMISNSGIVASSHDLDSGSINGPISQSQSRNNNISSANPPLTPASTSKITNEVKCSLKQFHEKYFETLKKNFTITYNKPLVTDIQT; translated from the coding sequence ATGGGCAATGTGTTgagttgttgttttggaCATGACGAGGAATCTGACCCGTTGTTGCAGGAACAAAGCGGATATGGTTCGCAGGCTCAGCTGGATTTCAATGAGATGGAGCAACGGCAGAAGGAAAGCATTCGCCAGAGAGAGCGCGAGTTAACCGAAATTGTAAATAGCACTAACGACAAATTGATAGACATTGGCATGATCAGCAATAGTGGAATCGTAGCCTCATCGCACGACCTTGACTCCGGTTCCATCAACGGACCAATTTCACAATCTCAGTCACGTAACAACAACATATCATCGGCAAATCCTCCCCTAACCCCAGCATCAACATCCAAAATAACGAATGAGGTCAAATGCTCTTTGAAGCAATTCCACGAGAAGTACTTCGAAACGCTCAAAAAGAACTTTACCATAACGTATAACAAACCCCTAGTCACCGATATACAAACCTAA
- the MRPL13 gene encoding mitochondrial 54S ribosomal protein mL50 MRPL13, translated as MSLYRCVPVVHASRQFSSSAVRTDFMSWFKRNKNKDTSSTTVVNAQPELQKDTKEVINEIESGKTTEVKSSTVTKLSLTDDDFIGVDITTKEKEIRSLKLNNVPFNEWLSEDKVSTTEQLEQILLECYQETFGAVPSEKKLKKPFESLVDKFTYTKLLQSKSGYIIPDYQLTMLQTPVEFKKWFETKVLSGSLAKFKESEPNAIDLSNVKFPPNVYVVPDIKPSVKKQKVKKILEEVNALEAQHEREAIEKAKSEA; from the coding sequence ATGTCTTTATACAGGTGTGTTCCAGTGGTGCATGCATCCAGACAATTTAGCTCCAGTGCAGTTCGTACAGATTTCATGTCATGGTTcaagagaaacaagaataaagaCACATCCAGCACCACAGTTGTCAATGCTCAGCCAGAACTGCAAAAGGACACTAAAGAAGTGATAAACGAGATTGAGTCTGGGAAAACAACAGAAGTCAAGAGTTCTACGGTGACGAAATTGTCGTTGACTGACGACGACTTCATCGGTGTGGACATCACAACCaaggaaaaagagatacgttctttgaaattgaacaaCGTACCATTCAACGAATGGCTTTCTGAGGATAAGGTAAGCACAACAGAACAACTAGAACAAATTTTGTTGGAATGTTATCAAGAAACCTTCGGTGCTGTTCCTTCTGAAAAAAAGCTGAAAAAGCCCTTTGAAAGTTTAGTAGATAAATTCACCTACACCAAGCTTTTACAGTCTAAATCTGGCTATATCATTCCAGACTACCAACTCACAATGCTACAAACACCAGTCgaattcaaaaaatggTTTGAAACCAAGGTTTTGAGTGGTTCCCTTGccaaattcaaagaatcagaACCTAACGCAATTGACTTATCTAATGTGAAGTTCCCACCAAATGTGTACGTGGTGCCAGATATCAAACCATCCGtcaagaagcaaaaggttaagaagattttggaagaagtgaACGCCCTAGAAGCTCAACACGAAAGAGAAGCTATTGAAAAAGCTAAATCAGAAGCCtaa
- the mug70 gene encoding uncharacterized protein — protein MSTPKSPIKRSQQESSIPPNSGVSESRKRQTKRDEAIRRKLENDLSKKKSGKSAANAATKKSPHSMKKGKSPSGPGTVLSLYPTEPVICKPSTTVYEAAQLMSARRENCILVVDYDDHDNTEEDSAVTGALLGIFTAKDLAFRVVGAGLKSSSITIDQIMTPHPLCATSDTLASEALNLMVERGFRHLPVIDADSHAIIGVLDITKCYQEAMEKLERMYDHSKKLHDAFNSISNEMGGFSGGNQPFEVVKYFEHLKSVMNGPTLETVLQDESTVPSYVNVKTSVQEAALLMKENHTTAVLVKNELNDVSGIFTSKDVVLRVIAAGLDPRTVSVIRVMTPQPDVAPKTMSIQHALRKMFDGHYLNLPVVDDGEIVGIVEVLKLTYATLSQIHLISDGESMTSQSQKSSMPNTPNKSPVAGPAWNKFWNGFDLMTDTSSVHSESIFSNGPPEISQTELDQFQLENSMHLNDSVSFVNEEASSLVGSSHITSQTDIRTALQSFKFKSLSNNRTHRVSLRPIEGVSKLLELIGEKLGSSDEIDILYVDDENDLVSITHDQDLIDCVLVHKNMNLDKIDLLVHYKFETVPQEAVTKLIQNRFSKNTRANPKQSSNFIPGISNETLLPAVIFALGASIAVIFSLARKR, from the coding sequence ATGTCAACACCCAAGTCTCCAATAAAGAGATCCCAGCAAGAAAGCTCAATCCCTCCAAACTCCGGTGTTAGCGAATCAAGAAAGCGCCAAACCAAGAGAGATGAGGCTATCAGAAGGAAGCTAGAAAATGATctatccaagaagaaatcggGGAAATCTGCTGCTAATGCTGCTACCAAAAAGAGCCCGCACTCGATGAAAAAGGGCAAGTCTCCATCGGGACCAGGAACCGTGTTGTCTTTGTACCCAACTGAACCGGTGATCTGTAAACCATCTACTACCGTTTATGAAGCGGCGCAACTGATGAGTGccagaagagaaaactGTATTCTTGTGGTTGACTACGATGATCATGATAACACGGAAGAAGATTCTGCTGTTACAGGTGCCTTGCTAGGTATCTTTACTGCAAAGGACCTTGCATTCCGCGTTGTTGGAGCTGGTCTGAAGTCCTCTAGTATTACCATCGACCAAATCATGACTCCACACCCATTGTGCGCCACATCTGATACTCTCGCGTCAGAGGCTCTTAATTTGATGGTTGAACGAGGCTTCAGACACTTACCTGTTATCGATGCAGATTCCCACGCTATCATTGGTGTCTTAGATATTACTAAGTGTTACCAGGAGGCGATGGAAAAGTTGGAAAGGATGTACGAccattcaaagaaattaCACGATGCTTTCAATTCCATCAGTAATGAAATGGGCGGTTTTTCAGGAGGCAACCAACCTTTTGAAGTGGTTAAGTATTTTGAACATTTGAAATCAGTCATGAATGGACCAACATTGGAAACAGTTTTACAAGATGAAAGTACGGTTCCCTCTTACGTAAATGTTAAGACTAGTGTTCAAGAAGCAGCATTACTAATGAAGGAAAACCACACAACTGCAGTTTTAGTGAAAAACGAACTCAATGACGTATCGGGTATCTTTACGTCAAAAGATGTCGTCTTAAGAGTTATTGCTGCTGGGTTAGATCCAAGAACCGTCAGTGTCATTAGGGTTATGACCCCACAGCCCGACGTAGCCCCAAAGACGATGAGTATTCAGCACGCCTTGCGTAAAATGTTTGATGGAcattatttgaatttgcCAGTTGTTGATGACGGAGAAATTGTAGGGattgttgaagttcttAAGCTTACATATGCAACGTTATCTCAGATTCATTTGATATCAGATGGGGAATCAATGACTTCACAATCCCAAAAGAGCAGTATGCCAAATACCCCAAACAAGAGCCCTGTAGCCGGCCCTGCATGGAATAAATTCTGGAACGGTTTTGATCTAATGACGGACACTTCTTCTGTACATTCAGAAAGTATTTTCAGTAATGGTCCTCCAGAAATTTCACAAACAGAATTAGATCAATTCCAGCTTGAAAATAGCATGCATCTAAATGACTCGGTATCTTTTGTTAACGAAGAGGCCAGCTCTTTAGTTGGAAGCAGTCATATCACCTCACAAACAGATATTCGGACCGCTTTACAGTCATTTAAATTCAAATCGTTAAGCAATAACCGCACCCACAGAGTATCTTTAAGACCTATTGAAGGTGTTTCCAAGCTTTTAGAATTAATTGGAGAAAAACTAGGCAGCtctgatgaaattgatatcCTTTacgttgatgatgaaaatgatcTCGTCAGCATAACGCATGACCAGGATTTGATAGATTGCGTTTTGGTCCACAAAAACATGAACTTAGATAAAATTGATTTGTTAGTGCATTATAAGTTCGAAACAGTGCCACAAGAAGCAGTTACAAAATTGATTCAGAATAGATTTAGTAAAAATACTCGTGCCAATCCCAAACAGTCCAGCAATTTCATTCCAGGGATTTCTAATGAGACGTTGCTACCGGCGGTTATATTTGCACTAGGAGCATCAATTGCTGTTATATTTTCCTTAGCGAGAAAGCGTTGA
- the ECM9 gene encoding Ecm9p, with translation MELELTTSIVNALHGPYETKEVRLMIYPNAPSEVKEPFVVIHSETHTEIVLFKKVLMKMFMECHHLFYQWESLDTYRQRLVCSGLLIVTTENRTALNMYSKILSELTETSIQREVHFIELLLSCNRAKLNKSSSLWELYKKLYSEYQGRIKFEVWRTIKLSCDQHFANYYCCNFIRWYYNQLEYQQREAFIKQYIQFAMAHVSDPSIWTVLGKILRKNDLDCILNFVESLPVTTWPPFSAVLEFASRNMDIIPIVKERWEQKEGVVFYKGTVIVPKEIEDDLNLRTQYLHDGWKSLLLIKLGHLM, from the coding sequence ATGGAACTGGAATTAACTACCTCAATTGTCAATGCTTTACATGGACCATATGAAACCAAAGAAGTCcgattgatgatatatccAAACGCCCCATCTGAAGTTAAAGAACCGTTTGTAGTAATACATAGCGAGACACATACTGAgattgttcttttcaaaaaggtCCTGATGAAAATGTTCATGGAATGCCATCATTTGTTTTATCAATGGGAAAGTCTAGATACATACCGCCAGCGGTTAGTTTGTTCAGGATTACTAATAGTGACCACAGAGAATAGGACCGCCCTAAATATGTATTCCAAAATATTAAGTGAGCTCACTGAAACCTCTATACAAAGGGAAGTGCACTTTATCGAATTATTGTTAAGTTGTAATAGAGCCAAATTGaataaatcatcatcattatgGGAATTATATAAAAAGTTGTATTCAGAGTATCAGGGCCGTATTAAGTTTGAAGTTTGGAGAACTATAAAACTATCATGTGATCAGCATTTCGCcaattattattgttgtaaTTTCATAAGGTGGTACTATAATCAATTGGAATATCAGCAGAGAGAAGCATTCataaaacaatatattCAATTTGCGATGGCCCATGTTAGTGACCCATCAATTTGGACCGTCCTCGGTAAAATTCTGCGAAAAAATGATTTGGATTGTATCCTTAACTTTGTAGAAAGCTTACCCGTTACTACATGGCCACCTTTTTCTGCTGTTTTGGAGTTTGCTTCTCGTAATATGGACATAATTCCAATAGTTAAGGAAAGGTGGGAGCAGAAGGAAGGTGTAGTCTTTTATAAAGGAACAGTAATTGTTCCTAAAGAAATA